Proteins encoded by one window of Shewanella avicenniae:
- a CDS encoding Arm DNA-binding domain-containing protein, translating into MGSVNARGDKLYIDFRYCNVRCREQTLLSDTTSNRRKLTKLLNQIDADIRLGCFVYSDYFPESKLNNKFLSQDVQARQKKEELLGCYKTASQQLQGVSSISFAAFSNEWFLENEVRWKASYISSMKIYVFNYLVAEFGHIDIAQISRPDILKYRAKLMQRKEDGTRLSAEFVNHVMTPLRMILREAADRYGFRCQFENIKPLRVERRDVNPFTLEEVMTFLKTVKFDYRNYFAVRFFTGMRTSEIDGLKWQYVDFRLGIIRIRETYVQGKMDTTKTLGSARDIKMSSVVFKVLKEQFELTGKGEFVFCNAEGNPLDKGNIRDRVWKPALKKMGLKYRRPYETRHTAATLWLAAGEAPEWIAHQMGHSNTKMLFETYSRFVPNLTRQDGSAFEMLLSKTGEMKL; encoded by the coding sequence ATGGGTAGTGTTAATGCAAGAGGGGACAAGCTTTATATCGACTTTCGGTATTGTAATGTTCGCTGTAGAGAGCAAACGCTGCTTAGCGACACGACATCAAATCGACGAAAACTAACGAAGTTGCTCAATCAGATTGACGCAGATATTAGGCTTGGCTGCTTTGTGTACAGTGACTATTTTCCCGAGTCGAAGCTAAACAATAAATTTCTGTCGCAAGATGTCCAAGCTCGACAGAAAAAAGAAGAGCTACTTGGATGCTACAAGACTGCGTCGCAGCAATTGCAGGGCGTTTCATCAATTTCGTTTGCAGCGTTCAGCAATGAGTGGTTTTTAGAAAACGAAGTTAGATGGAAGGCGAGCTATATCAGTAGCATGAAGATTTACGTCTTTAACTACTTGGTTGCTGAGTTTGGTCACATTGACATAGCTCAAATCTCGCGCCCCGATATTCTCAAGTACCGCGCAAAGTTGATGCAGCGCAAGGAGGATGGAACACGTCTTTCTGCTGAGTTTGTTAATCACGTAATGACACCGCTTCGGATGATTTTGCGGGAAGCTGCCGACCGTTATGGGTTTAGGTGCCAGTTTGAAAACATTAAGCCGCTCAGAGTAGAAAGGCGAGATGTCAATCCGTTTACCTTAGAAGAGGTCATGACTTTTCTAAAAACCGTAAAATTCGACTATCGAAATTATTTTGCGGTGAGATTTTTCACTGGCATGAGGACTTCGGAGATTGACGGTTTGAAATGGCAATATGTCGATTTCAGACTAGGGATTATCCGAATCCGAGAGACATATGTCCAAGGGAAAATGGATACGACAAAAACACTTGGTTCGGCACGCGATATTAAGATGTCTAGTGTGGTGTTTAAAGTTCTCAAAGAACAGTTCGAACTGACAGGTAAAGGCGAGTTTGTGTTCTGCAACGCAGAAGGTAACCCTTTAGATAAAGGAAATATAAGGGATCGGGTGTGGAAGCCTGCATTAAAAAAAATGGGGCTTAAATATCGGCGTCCATATGAAACAAGACATACCGCAGCAACACTGTGGCTTGCCGCCGGTGAAGCTCCAGAATGGATTGCTCACCAAATGGGCCATTCAAACACAAAGATGCTGTTTGAAACTTATAGTCGCTTTGTTCCTAACTTAACTCGTCAAGATGGTTCTGCATTTGAAATGCTGCTGTCAAAAACGGGGGAGATGAAATTATGA
- the yecR gene encoding YecR family lipoprotein yields MAQLTRKVFYIVIFFGLLACSSKPVHWTATDGSNANGTVSVAYEYRPILDPVPSDDREANLIATKKCRGWGYSSAEAFGGVSKSCAESYNGGCVRVKVTKIFQCLK; encoded by the coding sequence ATGGCTCAATTAACAAGAAAAGTTTTTTATATTGTCATTTTCTTTGGTTTGTTGGCTTGTTCCAGTAAACCAGTTCATTGGACAGCAACGGATGGAAGTAATGCTAATGGAACTGTGTCGGTTGCCTATGAATATCGTCCTATCTTAGATCCCGTACCTTCTGATGATAGAGAGGCAAATCTAATTGCGACCAAGAAGTGTCGAGGTTGGGGCTATTCATCGGCAGAGGCATTTGGTGGTGTCTCGAAGTCTTGTGCAGAGTCATATAATGGTGGGTGTGTTAGAGTTAAAGTCACGAAAATTTTTCAATGCTTAAAGTGA
- a CDS encoding HNH endonuclease, whose product MITKIKDVFPERVHPVMDSIFPGGVEWHWKVKNVKKFGCLKSCPTYEKCRGCGPSGKLCSVEWTETPAKTAAFMVLKHIFDNFHYYNCDDLADEFALPLASEISEVLDFPFESNLSPAEALAIVKVRLKQAEFKANLFLLWEGCSIDGIEIAANYLIASHIKPWAQASDSQKVSRYNGLLLPTNYDYLFDRHLISFNQHGMIMLHSLAELENLYGILGIDPEAKLSFLPEETMQFLSGHNEQFHQVHAKMTN is encoded by the coding sequence ATGATTACGAAGATTAAAGATGTTTTCCCCGAGAGGGTACATCCTGTCATGGATTCAATATTCCCTGGTGGTGTTGAGTGGCATTGGAAAGTCAAAAACGTTAAAAAATTCGGATGTTTGAAATCTTGTCCAACTTACGAAAAATGCCGAGGTTGTGGACCTTCAGGAAAGCTTTGCAGTGTTGAATGGACTGAAACGCCCGCTAAAACAGCGGCATTTATGGTCCTAAAACACATATTTGACAACTTCCATTATTACAACTGCGATGATTTAGCAGATGAGTTCGCCCTGCCACTCGCCAGTGAGATTTCTGAGGTTTTAGATTTCCCATTTGAATCAAATTTGTCACCAGCTGAAGCATTGGCCATTGTCAAAGTCAGGCTAAAACAGGCGGAGTTTAAGGCAAATCTTTTCTTATTATGGGAAGGTTGTTCCATTGACGGCATAGAGATAGCTGCAAATTACCTCATCGCTTCTCATATCAAGCCATGGGCGCAAGCATCTGACTCGCAGAAAGTCTCGCGTTACAACGGACTCTTGCTACCCACTAACTATGATTATTTATTTGATCGCCACCTTATATCCTTCAACCAGCATGGAATGATCATGCTGCATAGTTTAGCTGAACTAGAGAATCTGTACGGGATATTAGGCATAGATCCTGAGGCAAAACTGAGCTTTCTCCCAGAAGAAACAATGCAATTTTTATCTGGGCACAACGAACAGTTTCATCAGGTGCATGCAAAAATGACCAATTAA
- a CDS encoding GNAT family N-acetyltransferase, with translation MRELDSERFCEDLNVYLKTQFKYKHRVAHKSPLNQTITAFKFKFDLYFRWLVTSREWKPKTFVVARIHFKKTRCGNGTRLLAFLCEQAKIYDYENIGIESANANSSAFAHRLGFEPMEDKCWTISVRRLTEILGSDEMLATKIIPR, from the coding sequence ATGCGTGAGTTGGATTCTGAGCGTTTCTGTGAAGATTTAAATGTCTACCTAAAGACGCAGTTCAAATATAAACATCGAGTTGCACATAAATCACCACTAAATCAAACAATAACAGCCTTTAAATTTAAGTTTGATTTGTACTTCCGTTGGCTAGTTACAAGCCGAGAGTGGAAGCCAAAAACATTTGTAGTTGCCCGCATTCATTTTAAGAAAACCAGATGCGGCAATGGAACTAGGCTCCTTGCTTTTTTATGTGAACAAGCAAAAATTTATGACTATGAGAATATCGGTATTGAGAGTGCGAACGCCAATTCTTCAGCATTCGCGCATAGACTAGGTTTTGAGCCTATGGAGGATAAATGCTGGACTATATCTGTGCGGCGTTTAACTGAAATACTTGGTTCTGATGAGATGCTCGCGACCAAGATAATCCCAAGATGA